One segment of Micromonospora parathelypteridis DNA contains the following:
- a CDS encoding inositol-3-phosphate synthase, with translation MIERARVAVVGVGNNTSALVQGIALHRHTGSLVGIRRPVIDGLGVGDIDFVAAFATSDEKIGRDLTEAIFLAPNNFPKLDCELPRANVPVTRGLVDATGVDRVAAALAGAEVLLYSAPSGRPQTAKAYAEAAHRAGVAFINTTADPIARDPELLGRFEAAGLPLLGDDLASQFGTSVLHDALLRLLAERGLTLVSSYQVNLGGTEDFRNLVENPNSKHQSKLNALSGADKVQLAPLGYLSQLKSQKVAHLNLEAQGWGETAVSLDVKLKVHDPSGAAGVNIDLIRMAASALRNGQGGRVADAMPMLKSPPGTAI, from the coding sequence ATGATCGAACGGGCGAGAGTTGCGGTTGTCGGGGTCGGTAACAACACCTCGGCACTGGTGCAGGGAATTGCTCTTCACCGCCACACCGGGAGCCTGGTGGGCATCCGCAGGCCGGTGATCGACGGGCTCGGGGTGGGTGACATCGACTTCGTCGCGGCTTTCGCCACCTCGGACGAGAAGATCGGCAGGGACCTCACCGAGGCGATCTTCCTGGCACCCAACAATTTCCCAAAGCTCGACTGCGAACTCCCCCGGGCGAATGTCCCGGTGACCAGGGGGCTTGTCGATGCGACTGGGGTCGACCGGGTGGCGGCGGCGCTGGCCGGGGCGGAGGTGCTGCTCTACTCGGCGCCGAGTGGCCGGCCGCAGACCGCCAAGGCCTACGCGGAAGCCGCCCACCGTGCGGGTGTCGCGTTCATCAACACCACCGCCGACCCGATAGCCCGTGACCCAGAGCTGCTGGGCAGGTTCGAAGCGGCCGGTCTGCCGCTGCTCGGCGACGACCTGGCGAGCCAGTTCGGCACCTCGGTGCTGCACGACGCGCTGCTGCGGTTGCTCGCGGAGCGCGGTCTCACTCTGGTCAGTTCCTACCAGGTCAATCTGGGCGGCACCGAGGACTTCCGCAACCTGGTCGAGAACCCGAATTCCAAGCACCAGTCCAAGCTCAACGCTCTGTCGGGCGCCGACAAGGTGCAGTTGGCTCCGCTCGGTTACCTGTCGCAGCTCAAGTCGCAGAAGGTGGCGCACCTCAATCTCGAAGCGCAGGGTTGGGGCGAGACAGCGGTGAGCCTCGACGTGAAACTGAAGGTGCACGACCCGAGTGGCGCCGCGGGGGTCAACATCGACCTGATTCGGATGGCGGCCAGCGCGCTACGAAACGGGCAGGGTGGAAGGGTTGCCGACGCGATGCCGATGCTCAAGTCTCCGCCGGGGACGGCGATCTGA
- the glgA gene encoding glycogen synthase → MTEPTPLRVDLLTREYPPEVYGGAGVHVEYLARELRRHTDVRVHCFGLPRTEPGVTAYAESPGLTGANAALRTMGVDLEMAAGAAGTDVVHSHTWYANLAGHTAKLLHGVPHVVTAHSLEPLRPWKAEQLGGGYALSSWIERTAMEAADAVIAVSGGMRNDVLTAYPQIDPSRVRVVYNGIDTIQYAPDGGTDVLDRLGIDPSRPSVVYVGRITRQKGLPYLLRAARELPADTQLVLLAGAPDTADIAAEVEELVAELRANRSGVVWVAEMLPKPEVIQVLTHATVFVCPSVYEPMGIVNLEAMACETAVVATATGGIPEVVADGETGLLVPIEQATDGSGRPLAPEKFVADLAAAINALLADPTRTARFGLAGRQRAVDHFSWDAIARQTLDVYRSVGAGSGAGFGAG, encoded by the coding sequence ATGACGGAACCCACCCCTCTGCGCGTCGACCTTCTCACTCGTGAGTACCCGCCGGAGGTCTACGGCGGCGCCGGGGTGCACGTCGAGTACCTGGCCCGGGAGTTGCGCCGCCACACCGACGTACGCGTGCACTGCTTCGGTCTGCCGCGCACCGAGCCGGGCGTCACCGCGTACGCCGAATCGCCCGGCCTGACCGGCGCGAACGCCGCGCTGCGCACGATGGGCGTGGATCTGGAGATGGCCGCCGGCGCGGCCGGCACCGACGTGGTGCACAGCCACACCTGGTACGCGAACCTCGCCGGCCACACCGCGAAGCTGCTGCACGGGGTGCCGCACGTGGTGACCGCGCACAGTCTGGAGCCGCTGCGGCCGTGGAAGGCCGAGCAGCTCGGCGGCGGCTACGCGCTCTCCTCCTGGATCGAGCGCACCGCGATGGAGGCCGCCGACGCGGTGATCGCGGTCAGCGGGGGGATGCGCAACGACGTGCTCACCGCCTACCCGCAGATCGACCCGTCCCGGGTCCGGGTGGTCTACAACGGCATCGACACCATCCAGTACGCCCCGGACGGCGGCACCGACGTGCTGGACCGGCTCGGCATCGACCCGTCCCGGCCCAGCGTCGTGTACGTGGGAAGGATCACCCGGCAGAAGGGGCTGCCCTACCTGCTGCGGGCCGCCCGGGAGCTGCCGGCGGACACCCAGCTCGTGCTGCTCGCCGGCGCCCCGGACACCGCGGACATCGCCGCCGAGGTGGAGGAGTTGGTTGCCGAGCTGCGGGCCAACCGTTCCGGCGTGGTCTGGGTGGCGGAGATGCTGCCCAAGCCCGAGGTGATCCAGGTGCTCACCCATGCCACCGTCTTCGTCTGCCCGTCCGTGTACGAGCCGATGGGCATCGTCAACCTGGAGGCGATGGCCTGCGAGACGGCCGTGGTGGCGACCGCGACCGGCGGCATCCCCGAGGTGGTGGCCGACGGTGAGACTGGCTTGCTGGTCCCCATCGAGCAGGCCACCGACGGGTCCGGCCGACCGCTGGCCCCGGAGAAGTTCGTCGCCGACCTGGCGGCGGCGATCAACGCGCTGCTGGCCGACCCGACGCGCACCGCGCGGTTCGGCCTGGCCGGTCGGCAACGCGCCGTGGACCACTTCTCCTGGGACGCCATCGCCCGCCAGACGCTCGACGTGTACCGCTCGGTCGGCGCGGGCTCCGGCGCTGGCTTCGGCGCGGGCTGA
- the glgC gene encoding glucose-1-phosphate adenylyltransferase, with translation MAAKVLAIVLAGGEGKRLMPLTTDRAKPAVPFGGMYRMVDFVLSNLANAGFLKIVVLTQYKSHSLDRHITKTWRMSTLLGNYVTPVPAQQRRGPWWFAGSADAIYQSFNLINDEQPDYVIVFGADHIYRMDPRQMVDDHIASGAGVTVAGIRQPLSMADQFGVIEVGEDGKRIRAFREKPTDAVGLPDAPDEIYASMGNYVFTTRALCEAVERDAEDKTSKHDMGGSIIPMFVERGEANVYDFRDNEVPGSDDRDRGYWRDVGTLDSFYDAHMDLINVHPVFNLYNFDWPIYTEQPPWPPAKFVHQWGERVGRAVGSMVSPGSVVSGSLVENSIISPKVRVHSWAHVEGSVLMEGVEIGRHAVIRRAILDKNVFVPEGAEIGVDLEKDRQRYTVSDNGIVVIGKGQKVEL, from the coding sequence ATGGCTGCCAAGGTGCTCGCGATCGTCCTGGCGGGTGGTGAGGGCAAGCGCCTGATGCCACTCACCACAGATCGGGCCAAGCCGGCCGTCCCGTTCGGCGGGATGTACCGCATGGTCGATTTCGTCCTCTCCAACCTGGCCAACGCGGGCTTTCTCAAGATCGTCGTGTTGACCCAGTACAAGTCCCACTCGCTCGACCGGCACATCACCAAGACCTGGCGGATGTCCACGCTGCTCGGCAACTACGTCACCCCGGTCCCCGCCCAGCAGCGTCGCGGTCCCTGGTGGTTCGCCGGCTCGGCCGACGCCATCTACCAGAGCTTCAACCTGATCAACGACGAGCAGCCTGACTACGTGATCGTCTTCGGCGCCGACCACATCTACCGGATGGACCCGCGGCAGATGGTGGACGACCACATCGCCTCCGGCGCCGGGGTGACCGTCGCCGGCATCCGCCAGCCGCTGTCCATGGCCGACCAGTTCGGCGTCATCGAAGTCGGCGAGGACGGCAAGCGCATCCGCGCGTTCCGCGAGAAGCCCACCGACGCCGTCGGCCTCCCGGACGCACCGGACGAGATCTACGCCTCGATGGGTAACTACGTCTTCACCACCAGGGCGCTCTGCGAGGCCGTGGAGCGCGACGCGGAAGACAAGACCAGCAAGCACGACATGGGCGGCAGCATCATCCCGATGTTCGTCGAGCGGGGCGAGGCCAACGTCTACGACTTCCGCGACAACGAGGTGCCGGGCAGCGACGACCGTGACCGCGGCTACTGGCGCGACGTGGGGACGCTCGACTCGTTCTACGACGCGCACATGGATCTGATCAACGTCCACCCCGTGTTCAACCTCTACAACTTCGACTGGCCGATCTACACCGAGCAGCCTCCGTGGCCGCCGGCGAAGTTCGTGCACCAGTGGGGCGAGCGGGTCGGCCGGGCGGTCGGCTCGATGGTCTCCCCGGGGTCGGTGGTCTCCGGGTCGCTGGTGGAAAACTCGATCATCTCGCCGAAGGTGCGGGTGCACTCCTGGGCGCACGTCGAGGGCTCGGTGCTGATGGAGGGTGTGGAGATCGGCCGGCACGCGGTCATCCGGCGGGCCATCCTGGACAAGAACGTGTTCGTCCCGGAGGGCGCCGAGATCGGCGTCGACCTGGAGAAGGACCGGCAGCGCTACACCGTCTCCGACAATGGCATCGTGGTGATCGGCAAGGGCCAGAAGGTCGAGCTGTGA
- the pgm gene encoding phosphoglucomutase (alpha-D-glucose-1,6-bisphosphate-dependent) yields MTHPRAGQPAEPADLVDVPRLVTAYYAEHPDPADPAQQVSFGTSGHRGSSLRNAFNSDHILAVTQALCDYRREQGLDGPLFLARDTHALSAPAAVDALEVLAANGVTVLVDSRDGYTPTPALSHAILTHNRGRTSGLADGIVITPSHNPPDDGGFKYNPTNGGPADTDVTRWIQDRANAILAAGLKEVRRITYARARAADTTGEYDFLAHYVDDLPAAIDIDAIRVAGVRIGADPLGGASVAYWGEIAERHRLDLTVVNPTVDPTWRFMTLDGDGKIRMDCSSPNAMASLIAARADFQISTGNDADADRHGIVTPDAGLMNPNHYLAVAIGHLFRTRSDWGPSAAVGKTLVSSSMIDRVAADLGRPLLEVPVGFKWFVPGLLDGAVGFGGEESAGASFLRRDGSTWTTDKDGLLLCLLAAEILATTGRSPSEHWAELAEKFGAPSYARIDAPASREQKAVLAKLSPEQVTATELAGEPITATLTTAPGNGAPIGGLKVSTESGWFAARPSGTEDVYKIYAESFQGPDHLKQIQEEAKNLVDQALTNP; encoded by the coding sequence GTGACCCACCCCCGTGCCGGCCAGCCCGCCGAGCCCGCCGACCTGGTCGACGTGCCGCGCCTGGTGACCGCCTACTACGCCGAGCACCCCGACCCAGCGGACCCGGCGCAGCAGGTTTCCTTCGGCACCTCCGGCCACCGCGGCTCCAGCCTGCGCAACGCGTTCAACTCCGACCACATCCTGGCGGTCACCCAGGCGCTCTGTGACTACCGCCGGGAGCAGGGGCTGGACGGGCCGCTCTTCCTCGCCCGGGACACCCACGCGCTGTCCGCGCCGGCCGCGGTCGACGCGCTGGAGGTGCTCGCCGCCAACGGCGTCACCGTGCTGGTGGACAGCCGCGACGGCTACACCCCGACCCCGGCGCTGTCGCACGCGATCCTCACCCACAACCGGGGGCGTACCAGCGGCCTCGCCGACGGCATCGTGATCACCCCGTCGCACAACCCGCCCGACGACGGCGGCTTCAAGTACAACCCCACCAACGGCGGGCCCGCCGACACCGACGTGACCCGGTGGATCCAGGACCGGGCGAACGCCATCCTCGCCGCCGGGCTCAAGGAGGTCCGCCGGATCACCTACGCGCGGGCTCGGGCCGCCGACACCACCGGGGAGTACGACTTCCTCGCCCACTACGTCGACGACCTGCCGGCCGCGATCGACATCGACGCGATCCGCGTTGCCGGGGTCCGCATCGGCGCGGACCCGCTGGGCGGGGCGAGCGTGGCGTACTGGGGTGAGATCGCCGAGCGGCACCGACTGGACCTGACCGTGGTCAACCCGACGGTCGACCCGACCTGGCGGTTCATGACCCTGGACGGCGACGGCAAGATCCGGATGGACTGCTCCTCGCCCAACGCGATGGCGTCGCTGATCGCCGCTCGCGCCGATTTCCAGATCTCCACCGGCAACGACGCGGACGCCGACCGGCACGGCATCGTCACCCCGGACGCCGGGCTGATGAACCCCAACCACTACCTGGCGGTGGCGATCGGTCACCTGTTCCGTACCCGTAGCGACTGGGGTCCCTCCGCCGCGGTGGGCAAGACCCTGGTCTCCTCCTCGATGATCGACCGGGTCGCCGCCGACCTGGGCCGGCCACTGTTGGAGGTGCCGGTCGGCTTCAAGTGGTTCGTGCCCGGCCTGCTGGACGGGGCGGTCGGCTTCGGCGGCGAGGAGAGCGCCGGAGCATCGTTCCTGCGTCGCGACGGTTCCACCTGGACCACCGACAAGGACGGCCTGCTGCTCTGCCTGCTCGCCGCCGAGATTCTGGCCACCACCGGGCGCAGCCCGAGCGAGCACTGGGCCGAGTTGGCCGAGAAGTTCGGCGCGCCCTCGTACGCCCGGATCGATGCCCCGGCCAGCCGGGAGCAGAAGGCCGTGCTCGCCAAGCTCTCCCCGGAGCAGGTCACCGCGACCGAGCTCGCTGGTGAGCCGATCACCGCGACGCTGACCACCGCCCCCGGCAACGGCGCACCGATCGGCGGCCTCAAGGTCAGCACCGAGTCCGGCTGGTTCGCCGCGAGGCCCTCCGGCACCGAGGACGTCTACAAGATCTACGCAGAGTCCTTCCAGGGCCCCGACCACCTCAAGCAGATCCAGGAAGAAGCCAAAAACCTGGTAGACCAAGCCCTAACGAACCCCTAA
- a CDS encoding NAD(+)/NADH kinase, with protein sequence MGLVLHPTRDVTEVVGIIERWATRHHKTLMVREEDQHRVPSFVETMPADEVAIRADALISIGGDGTMLGALRSAVRDPKPVLGVHLGRLGFLVEIEPPELPEALSRLLSKDFTIESHACLECDVCGDDIVAFNDIALVRQPGSGFVNLTLAIDGQQYGYYRSDAVVVSTPIGSTAYSYAAGGPLVSPAADSVVITPSAPMAGISRSVVLSPDEKIRLELQPESSAVVVEMDGLVFRDAATEGAVDISYRRNAGLVVRLDPLRYQERNQLKMSLLDLPFLPDQLSELLPKELLRRTQQQLPPPC encoded by the coding sequence CTGGGACTTGTGCTGCACCCCACCCGGGATGTCACCGAGGTGGTCGGGATCATCGAACGGTGGGCGACGCGCCACCACAAGACGTTGATGGTGCGTGAAGAGGACCAGCACCGCGTGCCGTCCTTCGTCGAAACGATGCCGGCGGACGAGGTCGCCATCCGCGCCGACGCGTTGATCAGCATCGGCGGCGACGGCACCATGCTGGGTGCGCTGCGCTCCGCCGTCCGGGATCCGAAGCCGGTCCTCGGCGTACACCTGGGTCGTCTGGGTTTTCTCGTCGAGATCGAGCCGCCGGAGCTGCCCGAGGCGCTGAGCCGGTTGCTGTCGAAGGACTTCACCATCGAGTCGCACGCCTGCCTCGAATGTGACGTCTGCGGTGACGACATCGTGGCGTTCAACGACATCGCGCTGGTCCGCCAGCCTGGCTCCGGCTTCGTCAACCTCACCCTCGCCATCGACGGCCAGCAGTACGGCTACTACCGCAGCGACGCCGTGGTGGTCAGCACCCCGATCGGCTCGACGGCGTACAGCTACGCCGCCGGAGGCCCGCTGGTCTCCCCCGCGGCCGACTCGGTGGTGATCACCCCGTCGGCGCCGATGGCCGGCATCTCCCGGTCGGTGGTGCTCTCGCCGGACGAGAAGATCCGGCTGGAGCTGCAGCCCGAATCGTCGGCGGTCGTGGTGGAGATGGACGGTCTGGTATTCCGCGACGCGGCGACCGAGGGGGCCGTGGACATCAGCTACCGCCGCAACGCCGGCCTGGTGGTCCGCCTGGACCCGCTGCGTTACCAGGAACGCAACCAGCTGAAGATGAGCCTGCTCGACCTGCCGTTCCTACCCGACCAGCTCAGCGAACTACTCCCCAAAGAGCTCCTACGCCGAACCCAACAACAACTACCCCCACCCTGCTAA
- a CDS encoding M14 family metallopeptidase, whose amino-acid sequence MRPRRLAIASVVTLLGALAIAPPASAKPPSDPGARDGLEVYVGTVDAKQRDQLRAAGVDLGHDAKTDSAGRTTVETVLSRRQAKRLTDKGVPLSVKKVHGKDASQALREQAAAGWTAFRPYGEPGGLRDELNATAARFPKLTKVETVGRSQQGQPILALKVTKNARTVADGKRPAVLYAGAQHAREWITPEMTRRLMHHVLNSYGTDREITRLLDSTELWFLPVANPDGYDHTFTPGNRLWRKNLRDNNGDGQITSGDGVDLNRNFSYKWGYDNEGSSPEPNSETYRGPGPNSEPETVALDRLFKRVGFEFFVNYHSAAELLLYGVGWQVSTPTPDDVIYEAMAGDDAHPAVPGYDPDISAELYTTNGDTDSHATVKYGTLGFTPEMSTCEAASAVDPDDEWRPEDCVSGFIFPDDEALIAGEVSKNLPFALAVAKSAADPDEPVSVVGRSTPDFEVDTFDTSYGRTQQVASITRRSLKNVRMHYLINGGRPKTVAVREWRGGERYGDTHDDYYAELRGTVTGAKPGDRVEVWFTGNKPRAGVVASEHFTYRVHSDIGGDVLVLAMEDVTGLSPAQTGTTAKYADEVAASLRAAGRSSDVYDFDAMGRKAPHPLGVLSHYKAVVWETGDDVILRGPGQVAGTTAKAALDTELAVRDYLNEGGKLLISGQYALFAQGANGSYVYHPDAPPECTDAEALSCLPLLNDFQQYWLGAHTYVSDGGTSPDGDPYPVAGTAAPFTGFSGQLNAPGSAENQAHTASFLTTSSFLPPDEFPQFASSAPVGWTRPGGAPFDPRTGEWYLHSGQADESYKRLTRTVDLTGASSGELRFFTSYEIEQNWDFLFVEAHEVGTDNWTTLPDTNGKTGTVTGESCTSGWDELHPFLAHYQGADCSPTGSTGAWNAATGTSNGWKEFAVDLSGYAGKQVEVSITYASDWSTQGLGVFVDDTRVLVDGATVAETSFESADLGGWTVAGPPAGSGGNANDWSRSQQAFEEGSVVVTGDTVYLGFGLEGLPPAARDDLVARSLTHLTGRPRR is encoded by the coding sequence ATGAGACCGAGACGACTGGCGATCGCCAGCGTGGTCACCCTGCTCGGCGCACTGGCGATAGCCCCGCCGGCAAGCGCGAAGCCACCGTCCGACCCCGGCGCACGCGACGGCCTGGAGGTGTACGTCGGCACGGTCGACGCGAAACAGCGGGATCAACTACGCGCGGCGGGGGTCGACCTCGGCCACGACGCGAAGACGGACTCGGCCGGCCGCACGACGGTCGAGACGGTGCTCAGCCGCCGGCAGGCCAAACGGTTGACCGACAAGGGCGTCCCGCTGTCGGTGAAGAAGGTGCACGGCAAGGACGCGTCACAGGCGCTGCGGGAGCAGGCCGCGGCAGGCTGGACGGCGTTCCGCCCCTACGGGGAGCCGGGCGGCCTCCGGGACGAGCTGAACGCCACCGCCGCGCGGTTCCCGAAACTGACGAAGGTCGAGACGGTCGGCCGCAGCCAGCAGGGCCAGCCGATCCTCGCCCTGAAGGTCACCAAGAACGCGCGGACCGTCGCGGACGGCAAGCGACCGGCGGTCCTCTACGCGGGTGCGCAGCACGCCCGCGAGTGGATCACTCCGGAGATGACCCGCCGGCTGATGCACCACGTGCTGAACAGCTACGGCACCGACAGGGAGATCACCCGCCTTCTGGACTCGACCGAGCTGTGGTTCCTGCCGGTCGCCAACCCGGACGGCTACGACCACACCTTCACCCCCGGCAACCGGCTCTGGCGCAAGAACCTGCGCGACAACAACGGCGACGGGCAGATCACCTCGGGCGACGGCGTCGACCTCAACCGCAACTTCAGCTACAAGTGGGGGTACGACAACGAGGGCTCGTCACCCGAACCGAACAGTGAGACCTACCGTGGCCCCGGCCCCAACTCGGAGCCGGAGACCGTAGCCCTGGACCGGCTCTTCAAGCGGGTCGGTTTCGAGTTCTTCGTCAACTACCACTCGGCGGCCGAGTTGCTGCTCTACGGCGTCGGCTGGCAGGTGAGCACCCCGACCCCGGACGACGTGATCTACGAGGCGATGGCCGGTGACGACGCGCACCCCGCGGTGCCCGGCTACGACCCGGACATCTCCGCCGAGCTGTACACCACCAACGGTGACACCGACAGCCACGCCACCGTCAAGTACGGCACGTTGGGCTTCACCCCGGAGATGTCCACCTGCGAGGCCGCCTCGGCGGTCGACCCGGACGACGAGTGGCGCCCGGAGGACTGCGTCAGCGGCTTCATCTTCCCCGACGACGAGGCCCTCATCGCCGGCGAGGTGAGCAAGAACCTGCCGTTCGCGCTGGCCGTGGCGAAGTCGGCGGCGGACCCGGACGAGCCGGTGTCGGTCGTCGGTCGGAGCACCCCGGACTTCGAGGTGGACACGTTCGACACCTCGTACGGGCGCACCCAGCAGGTCGCCTCGATCACCCGTCGTTCACTCAAGAACGTCCGGATGCACTACCTGATCAACGGCGGGCGGCCGAAGACGGTCGCGGTCCGCGAATGGCGCGGCGGCGAACGGTACGGCGACACGCACGACGACTACTACGCCGAGCTGCGCGGCACGGTCACCGGCGCGAAGCCGGGTGACCGGGTGGAGGTCTGGTTCACCGGGAACAAGCCGCGTGCCGGCGTGGTCGCCAGCGAACACTTCACCTACCGGGTGCACAGCGACATAGGCGGCGACGTGCTCGTCCTCGCCATGGAGGACGTCACCGGCCTCAGCCCGGCGCAGACCGGGACCACCGCGAAGTACGCCGACGAGGTCGCGGCGTCGCTGAGGGCCGCCGGGCGCAGCAGCGACGTGTACGACTTCGACGCGATGGGCCGCAAGGCGCCACACCCGCTCGGCGTGCTGTCGCACTACAAGGCGGTGGTCTGGGAAACCGGCGACGACGTGATCCTGCGCGGCCCCGGCCAGGTGGCCGGCACCACGGCCAAGGCGGCGCTGGACACCGAGCTGGCCGTCCGGGACTACCTCAACGAGGGTGGCAAGCTCCTGATCAGCGGCCAGTACGCGCTGTTCGCGCAGGGCGCCAACGGGTCGTACGTCTATCACCCCGACGCGCCGCCGGAGTGCACCGACGCCGAGGCCCTCAGCTGCCTGCCGTTGTTGAACGACTTCCAGCAGTACTGGCTGGGCGCGCACACCTACGTCAGCGACGGCGGAACCAGCCCGGACGGCGACCCGTACCCGGTCGCCGGGACCGCCGCCCCGTTCACCGGCTTCAGCGGGCAGCTCAACGCACCCGGGTCGGCGGAGAACCAGGCGCACACCGCGTCGTTCCTGACCACGTCGAGCTTCCTGCCACCGGACGAGTTCCCACAGTTCGCCAGCTCCGCGCCGGTGGGCTGGACCCGGCCGGGCGGCGCGCCGTTCGACCCGCGTACGGGTGAGTGGTACCTGCACAGCGGGCAGGCCGACGAGTCGTACAAGCGGCTCACCCGCACGGTGGACCTCACCGGGGCGAGCAGTGGTGAGTTGCGCTTCTTCACCTCGTACGAGATCGAGCAGAACTGGGACTTCCTCTTCGTCGAGGCGCACGAGGTGGGCACCGACAACTGGACGACCCTGCCGGACACCAACGGCAAGACCGGCACGGTCACCGGGGAGAGCTGCACCAGCGGCTGGGACGAGCTGCACCCGTTCCTCGCCCACTACCAGGGTGCGGACTGCTCCCCCACCGGAAGCACCGGCGCCTGGAACGCCGCGACCGGGACGTCGAACGGCTGGAAGGAGTTCGCGGTCGACCTGTCCGGCTACGCCGGCAAGCAGGTGGAGGTGTCGATCACGTACGCCTCGGACTGGTCCACGCAGGGTCTGGGCGTCTTCGTGGACGACACGCGGGTACTCGTCGACGGTGCGACCGTGGCGGAGACCTCGTTCGAGTCGGCCGACCTGGGCGGCTGGACGGTGGCCGGGCCACCGGCCGGGTCCGGTGGCAACGCCAACGACTGGTCACGCAGCCAGCAGGCGTTCGAGGAGGGCTCGGTGGTGGTCACCGGGGACACGGTGTACCTGGGCTTCGGGCTGGAGGGTCTGCCCCCGGCGGCCCGCGATGACCTGGTCGCCCGCTCGCTGACCCATCTGACCGGTCGACCCCGCCGCTGA
- a CDS encoding DapH/DapD/GlmU-related protein, which produces MARALRDRRAAARDPEGFARSLGVNLRGRVRFYGIDRAMFGSEPWLVSLGDNVYITAGVQFITHDGGTLILRKEVPDLEWTAPISIGDDVYLGVRTTILPGVTIGNRCIVGAGSVVTRDIPDNSVAAGVPARVIRSVDDYLDRMRARSLGCGHLPAAEKAAVIRQIYGVPEQAGAGRAGV; this is translated from the coding sequence GTGGCAAGAGCCCTGCGGGACCGGCGGGCCGCCGCCCGGGACCCGGAGGGATTCGCCCGGTCCCTCGGCGTCAACCTGCGGGGCCGGGTCCGCTTCTACGGCATCGACCGGGCGATGTTCGGCTCCGAGCCGTGGCTCGTCTCCCTCGGCGACAACGTCTACATCACCGCGGGGGTCCAGTTCATCACCCACGACGGCGGCACGTTGATCCTCCGCAAGGAGGTGCCGGACCTGGAGTGGACCGCGCCGATCAGCATCGGGGACGACGTCTACCTCGGCGTGCGGACGACCATCCTGCCCGGGGTGACGATCGGCAACCGCTGCATCGTCGGCGCCGGCTCGGTGGTGACGCGGGACATCCCGGACAACAGCGTCGCGGCTGGCGTTCCGGCCCGGGTTATCCGCAGCGTCGACGACTATCTCGACCGGATGCGCGCCCGATCGCTGGGGTGCGGGCACCTGCCGGCGGCCGAGAAGGCCGCGGTGATCCGTCAGATCTACGGGGTGCCCGAGCAGGCCGGCGCCGGCAGGGCGGGAGTCTGA
- a CDS encoding acyltransferase, with translation MRVAAGRPGALLGPAAVALDRLLCAGARARRAVRGLALAGRFAARGDNFTFDPDGVYTCETIEVGRNVDLGYRPVLMAARARIRIGDNVMFGPEVTIRGGNHRIDQVGVPMIAVDKDPDDETHDRGVVIGDDVWVGTRAVILHGVTIGRGAVIGAGAVVTRSVPPYAVAAGNPARVIRLRWPLETIQDHERQLYPPERRLTSAELAGLAGLPVPEPRPAPVTKSLTTGRQAR, from the coding sequence ATGCGCGTCGCCGCCGGTCGGCCCGGCGCCCTCCTCGGCCCGGCGGCCGTGGCGCTGGATCGTCTCCTGTGCGCCGGTGCCCGGGCCCGTCGGGCTGTCCGCGGCCTCGCCCTGGCCGGCCGGTTCGCCGCCCGCGGGGACAACTTCACCTTCGACCCGGACGGCGTCTACACCTGCGAGACGATCGAGGTTGGGCGCAATGTGGACCTCGGGTACCGGCCGGTCCTGATGGCGGCTCGGGCGCGGATCCGGATCGGCGACAACGTCATGTTCGGTCCCGAGGTGACCATCCGGGGTGGCAACCACCGCATCGACCAGGTCGGCGTACCGATGATCGCGGTCGACAAGGACCCCGACGACGAGACCCACGACCGGGGGGTCGTCATCGGGGACGACGTCTGGGTGGGCACCCGGGCGGTGATCCTGCACGGCGTGACCATCGGTCGGGGCGCGGTGATCGGTGCCGGCGCGGTCGTCACCCGGTCGGTGCCACCGTACGCGGTGGCGGCCGGCAACCCGGCCCGGGTGATCCGACTGCGCTGGCCGCTGGAGACCATCCAGGACCATGAGCGGCAGCTCTACCCGCCGGAGCGCCGACTGACCTCCGCCGAACTCGCCGGCCTGGCCGGGCTGCCGGTGCCCGAGCCGCGGCCGGCGCCGGTGACGAAGTCGCTGACCACCGGCCGCCAGGCCCGGTAG